From one Melioribacteraceae bacterium genomic stretch:
- the murI gene encoding glutamate racemase, with amino-acid sequence MNKTNPVGIFDSGIGGLTVVKQMDQFIPNENMIYFGDTARVPYGNKSNETVIEYAIQDTKFLLKKNVKMIVVACNTVSSVALNKLRENFEIPIVGMIEPGAKSAIENTTNGKVGVIGTYATINNKAYSAALKKLDKKLKIYEKACPLFVPLAEEGMVNHPATKLIVKEYLDELKKQKIDTLILGCTHYPLLSNVIQEVMGDKVTLIDSGVAAASVVENYLFGRGLRNESHQIGKRDFYVSDLPAKFKTIADTFLGRHIEHLTKVDLEELI; translated from the coding sequence ATGAATAAAACAAATCCGGTTGGAATATTTGATTCCGGTATCGGCGGGTTAACGGTTGTAAAGCAGATGGATCAATTTATTCCAAACGAGAATATGATTTATTTCGGTGATACTGCACGTGTGCCGTACGGTAATAAATCAAATGAGACTGTGATAGAATATGCAATTCAAGACACAAAATTTTTATTAAAGAAAAATGTTAAGATGATAGTAGTTGCTTGCAATACGGTATCATCAGTTGCATTGAATAAATTAAGAGAAAATTTTGAGATACCAATTGTAGGTATGATTGAACCGGGCGCTAAGTCGGCAATTGAAAACACAACGAATGGTAAAGTCGGAGTAATCGGAACTTATGCTACTATAAATAATAAAGCATATTCAGCTGCTCTGAAGAAGCTTGACAAAAAATTGAAAATTTATGAAAAAGCTTGTCCATTATTTGTCCCTTTAGCAGAAGAAGGAATGGTTAATCATCCCGCTACAAAACTAATAGTTAAAGAATATCTTGATGAATTAAAAAAACAAAAAATTGATACGTTGATTTTGGGTTGTACACACTATCCACTTCTGTCTAATGTAATTCAAGAAGTAATGGGGGATAAGGTTACGCTTATTGATTCCGGTGTTGCTGCAGCTTCCGTTGTAGAAAACTATTTATTCGGTCGAGGTCTAAGAAATGAATCACATCAAATAGGAAAACGTGATTTTTATGTAAGTGATTTACCTGCAAAGTTTAAAACTATTGCCGACACTTTTTTAGGACGACATATTGAACATCTTACTAAAGTTGATTTGGAAGAACTTATATAA
- the glnD gene encoding [protein-PII] uridylyltransferase, with protein MIEKLQIKKLFNEEKQSLFNDQSLLKDSFKFCMQYSLLVEDFIRRILFNKKIDFAVASAGSFSRRELSPHSDIDLMFICRDVIGNEEIINECITDLWDCGLEVSHTVRDFSDIMRFLTDDLHSFTQFFETRIICGDDGVYNDWNNLITTSLKPEDKKNLLLEFFADTNLRHAKYGESSKVLEPNIKFTAGGLRDLQAVEWMYALKNGIIFSNQNEITQTEAFVDVIKKNKTVNIKSAARIIHSYKFILNVRNHLHLISPSKSDRLEFSAQEKIANRLEYSHDGWHEFMKDYFYAASILKRFAKTMILRFEEEISKPISDYLAIELDDDFVMKENKISLTNPNAEIDLAKVLRVFYYRAIKDAVFDENLRSKIIDLSVISQEELKPENVSSTFFRELLRLPKNVGKTISMMNELGVISAFLTEFKELVGFFQPGVYHCYTADEHTIIALSNLEKLKEENSRMGKIFYEIDRRDLLYLGVLFHDIAKPISVSGHEIIGAEIASSIMERLGYEQEEINLVRFLVRHHLTMEQVAFRRNLNDPITLDQFAANVPSVEALEMLYLLTFADLSAVSPVVWTQWKSDLLFELYRKTKMMLEDRVTGEQLIYADTLEVINERVKEAGENIRQHLEAFDDLTYLQQFSEEEINAHVEEIANGEDTSVFFKEEKEFTNITVITEDNESVLARLCGALSINDLNIHDARIFTRKDGLIIDNFNVSDFRTNKKVDKEKYDKIREDIIASINNQLSINKEFKRVKSKWWRLEDKFFSRKGTIKINFEKHQKYTIIDIFSPDRLGLLYQITRKFFELGISIYFAKISTKGDDVVDSFYVLTQTGRKISPNNFELIKKELTEAIEQMI; from the coding sequence ATGATTGAGAAACTTCAAATAAAAAAATTATTTAACGAAGAAAAACAATCGTTATTTAATGATCAATCATTACTGAAAGATTCTTTCAAGTTTTGTATGCAGTATAGTTTACTTGTAGAAGATTTTATACGCAGAATTCTGTTTAATAAAAAAATTGATTTTGCTGTTGCTTCAGCGGGAAGCTTTAGTAGAAGAGAACTTTCGCCGCATTCGGATATTGACTTAATGTTTATTTGCCGAGATGTAATAGGTAATGAAGAAATTATTAACGAATGTATCACCGATTTGTGGGATTGTGGACTAGAGGTTTCACATACTGTACGCGATTTTAGCGATATAATGAGATTTTTAACAGATGATCTTCATTCGTTTACGCAGTTTTTTGAAACTAGAATAATTTGCGGTGATGATGGTGTTTACAATGATTGGAATAATCTGATTACAACTTCGCTGAAGCCTGAAGATAAAAAAAATCTTCTATTAGAATTTTTTGCCGACACAAATCTTCGCCATGCAAAGTACGGGGAATCCTCAAAAGTTTTAGAACCAAATATAAAATTTACTGCCGGCGGGTTACGCGATCTTCAAGCTGTAGAATGGATGTATGCACTTAAAAACGGTATCATTTTTTCTAACCAAAATGAAATAACTCAAACAGAAGCATTTGTTGATGTTATTAAAAAGAATAAAACCGTTAACATAAAATCTGCCGCACGTATTATTCACAGTTATAAATTTATTCTGAATGTAAGAAATCATCTTCATCTTATTTCACCATCAAAATCGGATAGATTAGAGTTTTCAGCTCAAGAGAAAATTGCAAACCGCTTAGAATATTCGCATGACGGTTGGCATGAGTTTATGAAAGATTATTTTTATGCCGCAAGTATTCTGAAAAGATTTGCAAAAACAATGATATTAAGATTTGAAGAAGAAATTTCAAAACCTATCTCAGATTATTTAGCGATAGAACTTGATGATGATTTTGTAATGAAAGAAAATAAAATTTCATTGACAAATCCTAATGCAGAAATTGATCTCGCAAAAGTACTCAGAGTATTTTATTACAGAGCTATAAAGGATGCAGTCTTTGATGAAAATCTTCGCTCAAAGATAATTGATCTTTCCGTGATCTCTCAAGAAGAACTTAAACCGGAAAATGTGTCTTCTACTTTTTTTAGAGAGTTGCTAAGATTACCGAAAAATGTCGGAAAGACAATAAGTATGATGAACGAGCTCGGTGTGATTTCTGCATTCTTAACCGAGTTCAAGGAGCTAGTCGGATTTTTCCAACCCGGAGTTTATCATTGCTATACCGCTGATGAACATACAATTATTGCTTTAAGTAATCTTGAAAAATTGAAAGAAGAAAATTCAAGAATGGGTAAAATCTTTTATGAAATTGATAGAAGAGATTTACTCTACCTTGGTGTTTTGTTTCATGATATTGCTAAACCTATTAGTGTATCCGGACATGAAATAATCGGTGCCGAAATTGCTTCATCAATTATGGAAAGGTTAGGTTATGAGCAGGAAGAAATAAATCTAGTAAGATTTTTAGTGAGACATCATTTAACAATGGAGCAAGTTGCATTTAGAAGAAATCTCAATGATCCGATTACTTTAGATCAATTTGCCGCTAATGTTCCATCAGTTGAAGCGCTTGAGATGTTGTATTTACTAACCTTTGCAGATCTATCGGCTGTAAGTCCGGTTGTCTGGACGCAGTGGAAAAGTGATCTTCTATTTGAACTCTATAGAAAAACCAAAATGATGCTGGAAGACAGAGTAACCGGGGAACAATTAATTTATGCAGATACACTTGAAGTAATCAATGAAAGAGTTAAAGAAGCCGGCGAAAATATACGGCAACATTTAGAAGCATTTGACGATTTGACATACCTACAACAATTCTCAGAAGAAGAAATTAATGCTCACGTTGAAGAAATCGCCAACGGTGAAGATACTTCTGTATTCTTCAAAGAAGAAAAAGAGTTTACAAATATTACGGTCATTACAGAAGATAATGAATCCGTTCTTGCAAGGTTATGCGGTGCACTTTCAATCAATGATTTAAATATTCACGACGCACGTATCTTCACTAGAAAAGACGGACTGATAATAGATAATTTTAATGTGAGTGATTTTAGGACAAATAAAAAAGTTGATAAAGAAAAGTACGATAAAATTAGGGAAGACATAATTGCTTCAATCAATAATCAGCTTTCTATCAATAAAGAGTTCAAGAGAGTTAAATCAAAATGGTGGCGCTTAGAAGACAAGTTCTTTAGTAGAAAAGGTACTATAAAGATCAACTTTGAGAAACACCAAAAATATACAATCATTGATATATTTTCGCCGGATAGATTAGGACTTCTTTACCAAATAACACGCAAGTTTTTTGAACTTGGGATCAGTATTTACTTTGCAAAAATTTCAACTAAAGGCGATGATGTTGTTGATTCATTTTATGTGTTAACTCAAACCGGTAGAAAAATATCACCAAATAATTTTGAACTAATAAAAAAAGAATTAACCGAAGCAATCGAACAAATGATATAG
- a CDS encoding tyrosine phenol-lyase: protein MAEKVIKKSWAEPFKIKVVEPIKMTTREHREKAAKEAGYNTFLLKSEDVYIDLLTDSGTNAMSDYQWAGMMIGDEAYAGSKNFYYLWDNVKKYYGHPYFVPTHQGRAAEHMLSKIMITPGQYVPGNMYFTTTRLHQELAGATFVDVIIDEAHNPYSEHPFKGNIDLKKLDKLVKEVGAKNIAYISMAGPVNMAGGQPFSMKNLKEVYEYAKKHKIRLWFDATRATENAYFIKLREKGYQDKTVAQILKEMCSYFEGLWVSAKKDLMVNIGGFLATKNKKIYEEARNMVVVYEGLHTYGGLAGRDMEAMARGIEEMVDFDNIRARVGQVEYFGHQLDRYKIPYVKPIGGHAIFLDAKKILSHISQDEFPAQTLAAEIFIDSGVRGMERGVVSSGRDPKTGKHRYPKLELVRMTFPRRVYTQAHIDVAVESIASVFEDRKKIKGLKMVYEPAYLRFFQGRFEKLK from the coding sequence ATGGCTGAAAAAGTAATTAAAAAAAGTTGGGCTGAACCGTTTAAAATCAAGGTTGTTGAACCAATAAAAATGACAACTCGTGAACATAGAGAAAAAGCAGCTAAGGAAGCAGGTTACAACACATTCTTATTGAAATCCGAAGATGTTTACATTGATCTATTAACTGATAGCGGTACTAATGCTATGAGTGATTATCAATGGGCCGGAATGATGATTGGTGATGAGGCGTATGCCGGAAGCAAAAATTTCTACTACTTGTGGGATAACGTGAAGAAGTATTACGGTCATCCTTACTTTGTTCCGACACATCAAGGTCGTGCCGCTGAACATATGTTATCTAAAATTATGATTACTCCCGGACAATACGTTCCGGGTAATATGTACTTCACTACAACAAGATTACATCAAGAATTAGCAGGTGCTACTTTTGTCGATGTAATTATTGATGAAGCTCATAATCCATATAGTGAACATCCGTTCAAAGGTAACATTGATTTAAAGAAACTCGATAAACTTGTTAAAGAAGTTGGAGCAAAAAATATTGCTTATATAAGCATGGCCGGGCCGGTAAACATGGCGGGCGGACAACCATTTTCAATGAAGAATCTCAAAGAAGTTTATGAGTACGCTAAAAAACATAAAATCAGATTGTGGTTTGATGCAACACGTGCAACTGAAAACGCTTACTTCATTAAGTTAAGAGAAAAGGGTTATCAAGATAAAACAGTCGCCCAAATTCTAAAAGAAATGTGTTCATATTTTGAAGGATTGTGGGTGAGTGCCAAAAAAGATTTGATGGTTAATATCGGTGGATTCCTTGCAACAAAGAATAAAAAGATTTATGAAGAAGCAAGAAATATGGTAGTAGTTTATGAAGGATTACACACCTATGGTGGATTAGCCGGAAGAGATATGGAAGCTATGGCTCGCGGTATCGAAGAAATGGTTGATTTCGATAACATTCGTGCTAGAGTTGGACAAGTTGAATATTTTGGACATCAACTTGATAGGTACAAAATCCCATATGTAAAACCTATAGGCGGACACGCAATATTTTTGGATGCAAAAAAAATATTGAGTCATATTTCGCAAGATGAATTTCCAGCGCAAACATTAGCTGCCGAAATATTTATTGATTCAGGAGTAAGAGGAATGGAACGTGGTGTAGTGTCATCCGGTCGTGATCCTAAAACCGGCAAACACCGTTATCCGAAATTAGAACTTGTACGTATGACTTTCCCAAGAAGAGTTTATACTCAAGCGCATATTGATGTTGCGGTTGAATCAATCGCATCTGTTTTTGAAGACCGTAAAAAAATAAAAGGTTTGAAGATGGTTTATGAACCTGCTTATTTGCGTTTCTTCCAAGGCAGATTCGAAAAACTAAAATAA
- the queF gene encoding preQ(1) synthase: protein MNKKQKLIETFENPKKERDYIIEHTAPEFTSVCPKTGQPDFATIILEYIPDELCIELKSYKFYLQSFRNDGIYFEAVTNQILDELVGVCKPRYMKVIAEFNTRGGISSVIEVEYLKEE, encoded by the coding sequence ATGAACAAAAAACAAAAACTAATAGAAACATTCGAAAATCCTAAGAAGGAAAGAGACTATATAATTGAACATACAGCACCGGAGTTTACATCTGTTTGTCCCAAAACCGGTCAGCCCGATTTTGCAACAATAATTTTAGAATACATTCCGGATGAACTCTGTATAGAGCTAAAGTCCTATAAATTTTATTTGCAATCTTTTCGTAATGACGGAATTTATTTTGAAGCGGTAACAAATCAAATACTAGATGAACTGGTTGGAGTTTGCAAACCAAGATATATGAAAGTAATTGCAGAGTTCAATACACGTGGCGGTATTTCTTCAGTAATTGAAGTAGAGTATTTAAAAGAAGAATGA
- the queC gene encoding 7-cyano-7-deazaguanine synthase QueC produces the protein MSNKPIAVVAVSGGLDSCVTAAIANKDYELAFAHINYGQRTESRELKAFHDIAEFYDVSKKLVIDFTHLVKIGGSSLTDKNIQVNAADLANKDVPTTYVPFRNANILTACVSWAEVIGASAIFMGAVSEDSSGYPDCRPDFFSAFQKVVDDGTKPSTKIDIKTPIIEMNKSEIIQKGMELNAPLHLTWSCYKNEDEACGECDSCALRLRGFQKIGKEDPVPYFKRPSYID, from the coding sequence ATGAGTAATAAGCCTATAGCGGTAGTTGCGGTAAGCGGCGGTTTAGATAGCTGTGTTACTGCTGCTATTGCAAATAAAGATTACGAACTAGCTTTTGCACATATAAATTATGGACAGCGGACTGAATCAAGAGAGTTAAAAGCTTTCCATGATATTGCCGAATTTTATGATGTTAGCAAAAAGCTTGTTATAGATTTTACTCATTTGGTAAAAATCGGCGGTTCTTCTTTGACTGATAAAAATATTCAAGTGAATGCTGCTGATTTAGCAAATAAAGATGTACCAACGACATACGTGCCATTCAGAAATGCAAATATTTTAACCGCTTGTGTAAGTTGGGCTGAGGTAATAGGTGCCAGCGCTATTTTTATGGGCGCAGTTTCCGAAGATTCTTCGGGTTATCCGGATTGCAGACCGGATTTTTTCTCGGCATTTCAAAAAGTTGTTGATGACGGAACTAAACCATCAACTAAAATTGATATTAAAACTCCAATTATAGAAATGAACAAATCGGAAATTATCCAAAAGGGAATGGAACTAAATGCACCTCTTCATCTCACATGGTCTTGTTACAAAAATGAAGATGAAGCATGCGGCGAATGTGATAGCTGTGCATTAAGATTAAGAGGATTCCAAAAAATTGGGAAGGAAGATCCAGTACCATATTTTAAAAGACCAAGCTATATAGATTAA
- a CDS encoding L-threonylcarbamoyladenylate synthase translates to MEYYELHPETPQLRYINKAVEVLRNGGVIIYPTDTVYGFGCDIFNHEAVKRIYDIKLDAGTKLFSFICPDLKDISKYAKVSDYAYKMMKKCIPGPYTFVLPAAKEVPKKLWTKRRTVGIRVPDHEIAITLAKELGNPILSTSVTTRKGELLFEPDEIRTIFNPHVDFMLSAGALNGQPSSVIDLSGESPEILREGAGDISMFV, encoded by the coding sequence ATGGAATATTATGAATTGCATCCGGAAACACCTCAATTGAGGTATATTAATAAAGCCGTTGAAGTCTTACGAAATGGAGGTGTGATTATTTATCCAACGGATACTGTATATGGTTTTGGCTGCGATATTTTTAATCACGAGGCAGTTAAAAGAATTTATGATATAAAACTAGATGCCGGTACGAAATTATTCAGTTTTATCTGCCCGGATTTAAAGGATATTTCCAAGTATGCTAAAGTTTCGGATTATGCTTACAAGATGATGAAAAAATGTATTCCGGGTCCTTATACCTTTGTTCTTCCCGCTGCAAAAGAGGTTCCTAAAAAATTGTGGACAAAACGCCGTACAGTGGGAATTCGTGTTCCGGATCATGAAATTGCAATTACATTGGCAAAGGAATTGGGCAACCCGATTTTAAGCACTAGTGTAACTACACGTAAAGGTGAATTACTTTTTGAACCTGATGAGATAAGGACTATCTTCAATCCTCATGTAGATTTTATGCTTTCCGCGGGAGCGTTAAATGGTCAACCTTCTAGTGTAATTGATTTAAGCGGAGAATCCCCCGAGATATTACGTGAAGGAGCCGGTGATATCTCAATGTTTGTATAA
- a CDS encoding SDR family NAD(P)-dependent oxidoreductase has protein sequence MVSLKNKIVLITGASAGIGEACAYAFAREGANLILTARRIDRLTKMKNDIEEKYSVKVLPIELDVTKRNEVVDTISGLNDKWKMIDILVNNAGLGRGLNKLFEDNPEAWDEMIDTNVKGLLIVTKEVVKGMVERKRGHVINIGSIAGHQAYPGGSVYCATKHAVNAITESLRMETLEHNIKVSTVDPGMVETEFSNVRFYGDKERAKNVYKGLVPLHGDDIAETLIFIATRPKHVNINEIIVMPSAQATAMIAHREETIVRIRKM, from the coding sequence ATGGTTTCCTTGAAAAATAAGATTGTATTGATTACCGGTGCATCAGCCGGAATTGGTGAAGCATGTGCTTATGCATTTGCTAGAGAGGGTGCTAATTTGATTCTAACCGCAAGAAGAATAGACAGATTAACTAAAATGAAAAATGATATTGAGGAAAAATATTCTGTAAAAGTTCTTCCAATAGAACTTGATGTCACAAAAAGAAATGAAGTCGTTGATACAATTTCCGGGTTGAATGATAAATGGAAAATGATTGACATTCTTGTCAATAATGCCGGTCTTGGACGTGGATTGAATAAATTATTTGAAGATAATCCCGAAGCTTGGGATGAAATGATTGACACAAATGTTAAGGGTCTTTTGATTGTTACAAAAGAAGTAGTCAAAGGAATGGTTGAGCGAAAACGAGGTCATGTTATAAATATTGGGTCGATAGCGGGACATCAAGCTTATCCCGGAGGAAGTGTATATTGTGCAACAAAACATGCTGTTAACGCAATCACTGAATCACTACGAATGGAAACACTTGAACATAATATTAAAGTGAGTACTGTTGATCCGGGTATGGTTGAAACAGAGTTTAGTAATGTGAGATTTTATGGAGATAAAGAACGAGCAAAAAATGTTTATAAAGGATTGGTTCCATTACACGGAGATGATATTGCAGAAACATTAATTTTTATTGCAACAAGACCAAAACATGTTAACATAAATGAAATTATTGTAATGCCATCGGCACAGGCAACTGCCATGATAGCGCATAGAGAAGAAACTATTGTAAGAATTCGTAAAATGTAA
- a CDS encoding inorganic phosphate transporter, whose product MDLYLIIVIVLFVLAVSDLVVGVSNDAVNFLNSAIGSRVAPRHIILIIASLGILVGTTFSSGIMEVARKGIFNPEMFLFSDIMVVFLAVMITDVLLLDLFNTFSLPTSTTVSIVFELLGASVAVASIKVIQLDGGIDQMIAFINTSKALAIISGILLSVVISFTVGALIQYLIRLLFTFNYSKKLKVFGGLWGGFALSFILYFILVKGAKGSSFLNAEQSKWILDHSFQIISISFVTFGIIFQFLAMFTKVNIFKPIVLVGTFALALAFAANDLVNFIGVPLAGFSSYLIAQASADPSSLLMEALREPVTTETVLLLAAGIIMVVTLWFSKKAQSVTKTEVNLGRQFEGFERFESSLLSRVIVRMGLSLGDGIKKMLPQSLLKMINRRMDKSKYFEEKSKDGEVPSFDLLRASVNLMVASVLISFATSLKLPLSTTYVTFMVAMGTSFSDKSWGRESAVYRINGVLTVIGGWFFTAFMAFTASALFATAIYFGGMIVTAIMLGIAAYIIFRTHILHKLRSAEEDENEKSLAEEDKTGEDAIIKCVTKTQKYLDAVGKTVANSFDGLAAGDRDKLKKTKKEAKKIRKLADSITSNIFKTIQILEEHEINENHRFGKIIASIQEISNNVTSLVGRSFGHIDNNHNKPVKEQLTELFEIEKLLSQQIDVTITSLSIDKEFNSEKIEESIKELKKSLKKFDKNQFSRIKKKATSTRSSMLFISLLGDAENISEQINTLAIMCNDTTKPLIKDGVKEKPDVKKA is encoded by the coding sequence ATGGATCTATATCTAATAATTGTAATCGTACTTTTTGTTTTAGCCGTTTCCGATTTAGTTGTCGGTGTAAGTAATGATGCGGTAAACTTTCTAAATTCCGCAATCGGTTCGCGCGTTGCACCCAGACATATAATTTTAATAATTGCGAGTCTTGGAATCTTAGTTGGAACTACCTTTTCAAGTGGAATAATGGAAGTTGCCCGTAAGGGAATTTTTAATCCTGAAATGTTTCTGTTCTCCGATATAATGGTCGTGTTCCTAGCCGTGATGATTACTGATGTTTTATTGCTGGATTTATTTAACACATTTAGTCTTCCTACATCAACAACCGTATCTATTGTGTTTGAATTACTTGGCGCTTCGGTTGCAGTTGCGTCAATAAAAGTAATTCAATTAGATGGTGGAATAGACCAAATGATTGCATTCATTAATACGAGTAAAGCATTAGCAATCATTTCAGGTATTCTTCTTTCTGTGGTAATTTCATTTACGGTTGGTGCATTAATTCAATACCTAATTCGCTTGTTGTTTACTTTTAATTATTCAAAAAAACTAAAAGTATTCGGAGGACTTTGGGGCGGATTTGCACTAAGCTTTATACTCTATTTTATTCTTGTTAAGGGAGCTAAAGGTTCGTCTTTTTTAAACGCAGAACAGTCTAAGTGGATTCTTGATCATAGTTTTCAAATAATTTCGATCAGTTTCGTTACATTCGGTATTATCTTCCAATTTCTCGCGATGTTTACTAAGGTAAATATTTTCAAACCCATTGTTCTGGTAGGAACTTTTGCACTTGCATTAGCATTTGCCGCGAACGATCTTGTTAATTTTATCGGTGTTCCTCTCGCCGGATTCAGTTCTTATTTAATTGCCCAGGCAAGTGCCGATCCTTCTTCATTATTAATGGAAGCACTTAGAGAACCGGTAACCACAGAGACTGTTCTTCTATTAGCCGCTGGAATAATTATGGTGGTAACACTGTGGTTTTCTAAAAAAGCTCAGTCAGTTACTAAGACAGAAGTAAATCTAGGAAGACAATTTGAGGGATTTGAGAGATTTGAGTCATCACTTTTATCTCGTGTAATTGTTAGAATGGGTCTTTCTCTTGGTGACGGGATTAAAAAGATGTTACCCCAATCTCTATTAAAAATGATTAATAGAAGAATGGATAAGAGTAAATATTTCGAAGAAAAATCCAAAGACGGAGAAGTTCCATCGTTTGATTTACTGCGAGCCTCGGTAAACTTAATGGTAGCAAGTGTTCTGATTTCATTTGCGACTTCACTTAAGTTACCTCTTTCAACAACATATGTTACTTTCATGGTTGCTATGGGTACTTCTTTCTCCGATAAGTCATGGGGAAGAGAAAGCGCAGTTTATAGAATAAATGGTGTTCTTACTGTTATTGGTGGGTGGTTCTTCACTGCATTTATGGCTTTTACCGCTTCGGCATTATTTGCTACTGCAATTTATTTTGGTGGGATGATAGTAACTGCAATAATGCTAGGTATCGCAGCATATATAATTTTTAGAACGCATATTTTACACAAGTTGCGCTCAGCCGAAGAAGATGAGAATGAGAAATCCTTAGCTGAAGAAGATAAAACCGGCGAGGATGCAATTATCAAATGTGTTACGAAGACTCAAAAATATCTAGATGCGGTTGGTAAAACTGTAGCAAACTCTTTTGATGGACTTGCTGCCGGTGATAGGGATAAACTTAAGAAAACAAAAAAAGAAGCCAAGAAAATTAGGAAATTAGCTGATTCGATAACTTCAAATATTTTTAAAACTATTCAAATATTGGAAGAACATGAAATAAATGAAAACCATAGATTTGGGAAAATCATTGCATCTATTCAAGAGATTTCTAATAATGTTACTTCGCTGGTCGGAAGAAGTTTCGGACATATTGATAACAACCATAATAAGCCGGTTAAAGAACAGCTTACTGAACTATTCGAAATAGAAAAATTACTTTCACAACAAATTGATGTGACTATAACCTCTTTAAGTATTGATAAGGAATTTAATTCCGAGAAGATTGAAGAATCAATTAAAGAACTCAAGAAAAGTTTGAAGAAATTTGATAAAAATCAATTCAGCAGAATTAAGAAAAAAGCTACCAGCACAAGAAGCAGCATGTTGTTCATAAGTTTACTTGGAGATGCCGAAAATATTTCTGAGCAAATAAATACTTTGGCAATTATGTGTAATGATACCACGAAACCGTTGATTAAAGATGGCGTCAAAGAAAAACCCGATGTAAAAAAAGCTTAA
- a CDS encoding NUDIX hydrolase, with protein sequence MKTKPSWYYNQSAVIPFRFKSGKLEVLLVTSRIKKNWIIPKGIIEIGLSPQQSAVKEALEEAGVSGNLIDKLFDEYTYKKWGGKCRVKVYLLQVEKVHKNWDEKNTRERQWLSINKAIKKINKKELVILLTLFSESYLNFLK encoded by the coding sequence ATGAAAACTAAACCAAGTTGGTATTACAATCAGTCAGCAGTTATCCCATTTAGATTCAAGAGCGGTAAGCTTGAAGTGCTTTTAGTTACAAGCCGCATTAAGAAAAACTGGATCATTCCTAAAGGTATAATTGAAATTGGTCTTTCTCCTCAACAATCAGCTGTAAAAGAAGCATTAGAAGAAGCCGGTGTTTCAGGTAATCTGATCGATAAATTATTTGATGAATATACTTATAAAAAGTGGGGAGGGAAATGTCGAGTAAAAGTGTATCTTCTTCAAGTAGAAAAAGTACATAAAAATTGGGATGAGAAAAATACTAGGGAACGGCAATGGCTTTCCATAAATAAAGCGATAAAAAAAATAAATAAAAAAGAGCTAGTAATATTACTAACTCTTTTTAGTGAATCATATCTTAATTTTCTAAAATGA
- a CDS encoding HD domain-containing protein has product MQNIDFNLVERYVKDIFNINYDDKYTYHDLTHTKSVVEFVIKIAIAENINRDELDLIKIAAWFHDTGYLFNPQNHEEKSCEIAESFLQKNHFTKSEIDKIKKIIMATKVPHNPASHLEKIICDADLHHLGENDFYKRNDLFRLELEKTSGTIFTENEWILSTLEFLKEHKFFTQFAINNFDPQKRNYIKELRQMLQELS; this is encoded by the coding sequence GTGCAAAATATCGATTTCAACTTAGTTGAGAGATATGTTAAGGATATTTTTAATATTAACTATGATGATAAATATACTTACCATGATCTAACACATACTAAATCTGTTGTAGAATTTGTTATCAAAATTGCAATCGCAGAAAATATTAATCGCGATGAATTAGATCTAATTAAAATTGCGGCTTGGTTTCACGATACCGGCTACCTCTTTAACCCTCAGAATCATGAAGAAAAAAGTTGTGAAATTGCAGAGTCTTTTTTACAAAAAAATCATTTTACAAAATCTGAAATTGACAAAATAAAAAAGATCATAATGGCGACTAAAGTTCCGCATAATCCAGCATCACATTTAGAAAAGATAATTTGTGATGCCGATTTACATCATCTTGGCGAAAATGATTTTTATAAGCGAAATGATCTTTTTAGATTGGAACTTGAAAAAACATCAGGAACAATATTTACTGAAAACGAGTGGATTTTAAGTACATTGGAATTTCTTAAGGAGCATAAATTTTTTACACAATTTGCAATCAATAATTTTGATCCTCAAAAAAGAAATTATATAAAAGAACTTAGACAAATGTTGCAAGAGTTATCTTGA